TTTGCCAGTTGGCTGAGCTTATTGCATGTAAGCAATTGGTGAAGTTGTGAGAGAGGCTGAAACACTTTTTGATCGGAAATAATCAGTTGCTTGAAGTGAAGTAGAGCACTCTGTTGCTTGAGCTGAGCAAGTTCGCTAAACCACGCAGGGTCAAGCGAAAATACCCGGGTTTGATACCCAGACTCCAAGATGGATTGACCGTCATGCAGCTCATCAGGGGGCATGATGACTAATTGCCCTTTCCCCACATGATGGTTTGAGCCTTTATAGTGGAACTTTTGTTGTCCACCCGTGATAAGGCCAATATGAAAATCAAGATGATAGTGGCGTGAAAAAGCGAATGACCGATAATTCGCTTCAATCAGACCTATCTCTTTTGTCTCAGTACTGTGGTAATTGACCTTATCCATACAACGAAAAAAGCTTGATGAGTATTTCATCAAGCTTATATGTGGGTCAGTGATTTGTCTTGTAAAAAACGATCACTTTTCTGTTGCCGCTCTACGCGAACGCTTGCTGGTCTTCAGACCATCAAAGCTAAAGATCACTAAAGCCCCCCAAATGAAGGCAAAGGTGATGGCTTTGTCTGTGGTAAAGGTTTCGCCATATACTAAAACCGCCAGTAGGAACATTAAGCTTGGGCCAATATACTGAAAAAATCCTAGGGTTGAGAGCTTAAGACGAGTGGCTGCGCCAGTGAAACACAACAAAGGTAAAGTGGTGATGACGCCTGCGGAGATCAGCAGCAGGTTCAGGGTAATAGGGTTCGCTGCAAAGTCGGAAGTCGGGGAGTCGGCAATCCACAATAGATACACCGCTGCGGCTGGCAGCATAACCAGTGTTTCAATAAATAGGCCCGTTTGAGCATCGAGGCTGACTTTCTTACGTAATAGCCCGTAAAAACCAAATGTTAGTGCAAGCGCGATCGCGACGATAGGCACAGAGCCAAAAGCGATCAACTGAACCATCACACCGCAAGCTGCAAGTGCAACGGCAAACCACTGCAATTTACGTAGCCGCTCACCTAAGAACAACATGCCGAGTAGCACATTAATTAGTGGGTTGATGTAGTAACCGAGACTGGCATCCAGCATGTGATTGGCATTGACCGCCCAGATGAAAATCAGCCAGTTGACTCCTACGAGGAGTGAAGTCGAAACCAGAAACAGCACTTTGGTTTTGGAGCGAATGACATCTCGCACGCCACGCCAGCGACGGCCTATATGTAGTAATACTGCCAACAGAGCAAAAGACCACACCACTCGATGACTGAGAATTTCAAACGGTGACACTTCACTGATGGATTTAAAATAGATCGGTGCAATGCCCCACATGGTGTAGGCACCGATGGCGAGAAGGATGCCTTGCCGTGCTCTTTGCTGTTCTTCTGGTGTCATTGACGTTTACTCAAAGGATGATTGTCTGCAAAAGGAAGCATCCAGTATACGAATGAGTCAGTTAATCACCTAGCAATTTGCGGTTTTATTCACATCCGAACACTACTACAATGTGGCCTTTGCATTCCCCATTCTTTGCTCAATCGAGATATCAATGACCGCGACACTGCTTGCTGAACAATCTGAACCGTCACCAACTCCACAAAGCGTACTGGAGGATGTGTTTGGTTATCAGTCATTTCGAGATGGTCAGCAAGAGGTCATTGAAGCGGCTGTCAGCGGTCAGGATAGTTTGGTCATCATGCCTACGGGTGGCGGTAAATCACTCTGCTATCAGGTTCCGGCCTTGGTGCGTGACGGTTTAACATTGGTGATTTCTCCTCTGATATCACTGATGAAAGATCAGGTCGATCAGCTCAAAGCCAATGGTGTTGCGGCGGAGTGTGTCAACTCTTCCATGCCCCGCGATGAGTTGTTCTCGGTCTATCAGCGGATGCAGTCAGGCCAACTTAAACTGGTGTATGTGTCACCCGAACGCGTGTTGATGCGCGACTTTATCGAACGCCTTGAAAGTCTGTCGCTGTCTATGATCGCCGTTGACGAAGCACACTGTATTTCTCAGTGGGGACATGATTTTAGACCTGAATACGCGTCGCTTGGCCAGATCAAACAACACTTTCCTCATGTGCCTTTTATGGCGCTGACGGCAACGGCCGATGATGCGACGCGCAATGACATCATGCATCGTCTGCAATTGAACGAGCCTCATATCCACTTGAGTAGTTTCGATCGCCCCAACATCCGTTATACCTTAGTTGAAAAACACAAACCGATTTCTCAGGTGATCCGTTTTCTCGACACTCAGAAAGGCAACTGCGGCATCATCTATTGTGGTAGCCGTAAGAAAGTTGAAATGGTGACGGAAAAACTGTGCAACAACCATATTCGTGCCGCCAGTTACCATGCAGGCTTAGAGACAGACGAGCGCGCTTATGTGCAAGAAGCGTTTCAGCGTGATGATATCCAAATTGTGGTCGCCACGGTGGCGTTTGGTATGGGGATCAACAAACCCAACGTACGCTTTGTGGTCCATTTTGATATTCCACGCAACATTGAATCCTACTATCAGGAAACTGGTCGAGCAGGTCGGGATGGTTTGCCAGCGGAAGCGATGATGCTGTATGACCCAGCAGATATCAGCTGGTTGAGGCGCATGTTGGATGAAAAAGACGATGGGCCACAAAAGCAAGTGGAAGCGCATAAGCTCAATGCGATGAGTGCCTTTGCTGAAGCGCAGACGTGCCGTCGTCAAGTGTTACTAAATTACTTTGGTGAGTACCGTGAGCAGCCTTGTGGCAACTGCGACATCTGTTTGGACCCGCCCAAGCATTTTGATGCCACTGAACAGGCACGTAAAGCGCTGTCTTGTGTCTACCGGGTTAATCAGAGCTTTGGTATGGGTTATGTGGTTGAAGTCTTGCGTGGTATGCAGAACATCCGCATACGCGAAAATGGTCACGACAAGCTCACCACTTATGGTATAGGACGTGAGAATAGCCACGACTACTGGGTGAGTATTTTCCGTCAGTTGATTCATAAAGGCATGTTGTTCCAGAATATTACTCGCAACTCAACCTTACAGCTTACGGAAGAAGCGCGTCCGCTATTACGTGGTGATACCGCTCTTGAATTGGCGGTTCCTCGTCTGGATACCGCCGCGAGAGCCGCTAAGTCGGACAAACTTACCAGTAAGAACTACGATAAAAAGCTATTTGCTAAGTTGCGTAAGCTTCGCAAAGCGATTGCCGATGAAGATGGTTTACCACCATACGTGGTGTTCAGCGATGCCACCTTGATTGATATGGCAGAAATTTTGCCAACCTCTTATGGTGAAATGCTAGCGGTCAATGGGGTAGGGCAGCGTAAGTTAGACAAATATGCCGATCCATTCTTAGATTTAATTCAGGAGCACATTACTCATCATGGTTGATTCAGTGCAGCAAACGGAATTTGGTTTGCTTGAGTATCAAGCGCAAGAAGGGCGTATCATTATTCGATCTCCGCGTTTTGATTTTGATAGTTTTCCTCAGCTGGCTGATAAGCTGATAAAACTCCTCTCTGCGTCTGTGATTGAAAAGCAATGGGACGCCGACATGCATTCATGGTTGATTGATTTTGAAGGATGTCAGTTGTTTCTCAAATCGGAACATTATAGCGAGAGTGTTTGGTTGGAGGCTTTGGCCATAACAGAGAGCAGAGAAGAGTTGGATTACCTCGCGGGTCTATTTCAACATGGATTCTAGTTAGGCGAACCGATTGCATTAAGCACATCTATTGCCACTTATATCGGTTAATGTATAATCGCCGGCCGCGATATTGGTCATGTTTAAAGCTTCACTTGGTTTAATGGCACAGCGCTATTTTGATGAAGCGGTAGTCATCTCAATATCGAGTTTTATTTTCGTTTTACATTGTTGGTAAGAGTCTTTCCGTGGCTGGAACAGATTCGCTTTGGGTTCCCTCACCCCCAAACCAAACTAAAAAGGTATCGCATGAGTAACTTTACCCCTGCGCAGCAGCGCAAAGCCCTTTTGTTATTAGTTCTATTTCACTTGATCATTATTGCATCGAGTAATTATCTGGTTCAGCTTCCATTTACTATCTTTGGTTTCCACACCACGTGGGGC
This window of the Vibrio neptunius genome carries:
- the recQ gene encoding ATP-dependent DNA helicase RecQ, which gives rise to MTATLLAEQSEPSPTPQSVLEDVFGYQSFRDGQQEVIEAAVSGQDSLVIMPTGGGKSLCYQVPALVRDGLTLVISPLISLMKDQVDQLKANGVAAECVNSSMPRDELFSVYQRMQSGQLKLVYVSPERVLMRDFIERLESLSLSMIAVDEAHCISQWGHDFRPEYASLGQIKQHFPHVPFMALTATADDATRNDIMHRLQLNEPHIHLSSFDRPNIRYTLVEKHKPISQVIRFLDTQKGNCGIIYCGSRKKVEMVTEKLCNNHIRAASYHAGLETDERAYVQEAFQRDDIQIVVATVAFGMGINKPNVRFVVHFDIPRNIESYYQETGRAGRDGLPAEAMMLYDPADISWLRRMLDEKDDGPQKQVEAHKLNAMSAFAEAQTCRRQVLLNYFGEYREQPCGNCDICLDPPKHFDATEQARKALSCVYRVNQSFGMGYVVEVLRGMQNIRIRENGHDKLTTYGIGRENSHDYWVSIFRQLIHKGMLFQNITRNSTLQLTEEARPLLRGDTALELAVPRLDTAARAAKSDKLTSKNYDKKLFAKLRKLRKAIADEDGLPPYVVFSDATLIDMAEILPTSYGEMLAVNGVGQRKLDKYADPFLDLIQEHITHHG
- a CDS encoding AraC family transcriptional regulator; this translates as MDKVNYHSTETKEIGLIEANYRSFAFSRHYHLDFHIGLITGGQQKFHYKGSNHHVGKGQLVIMPPDELHDGQSILESGYQTRVFSLDPAWFSELAQLKQQSALLHFKQLIISDQKVFQPLSQLHQLLTCNKLSQLAKDCLPYEGFERLFSHYGRLEQKRAIPLGNQSIATLKEYLLDNLDQPMRLEQLSQLCELSPTQFQRHFKAKVGLTPYAWLSRLRMEQGMKLLKSGVSGTEVAHQVGFYDQAHFSKAFKSTYGVNPSQIS
- the rarD gene encoding EamA family transporter RarD, with the translated sequence MTPEEQQRARQGILLAIGAYTMWGIAPIYFKSISEVSPFEILSHRVVWSFALLAVLLHIGRRWRGVRDVIRSKTKVLFLVSTSLLVGVNWLIFIWAVNANHMLDASLGYYINPLINVLLGMLFLGERLRKLQWFAVALAACGVMVQLIAFGSVPIVAIALALTFGFYGLLRKKVSLDAQTGLFIETLVMLPAAAVYLLWIADSPTSDFAANPITLNLLLISAGVITTLPLLCFTGAATRLKLSTLGFFQYIGPSLMFLLAVLVYGETFTTDKAITFAFIWGALVIFSFDGLKTSKRSRRAATEK
- a CDS encoding DUF3630 family protein, whose translation is MVDSVQQTEFGLLEYQAQEGRIIIRSPRFDFDSFPQLADKLIKLLSASVIEKQWDADMHSWLIDFEGCQLFLKSEHYSESVWLEALAITESREELDYLAGLFQHGF